One region of Chlorobiota bacterium genomic DNA includes:
- a CDS encoding class I SAM-dependent RNA methyltransferase: MSTPDQATPILITAPKRLTSFLAKEVAALGYPVVAEHVTGVLTEGDLTDAMRLNLWIRTGHRVLYLLKSFAAPNADEMYRQALEIPWEEWIDVDGYVSVVSSVSNPTIRDSRFANVRLKDAFCDRLHHVWGRRPDSGPDTSQAVVFLHWQDDACSVYLDTSGQPLIRRGYRRIPWRAPMQESLAAAVAMATGWSGEGNFINPMCGSGTLAIEAALIALGKAPGLLRSNFAFMHLCCTDQEAEAWKTMRAQAKQAARKTFPGKIIATDIAPQAIEAAQKNAATAGVDHLIEFRVCDFRQTPVAEGGGVVVMNPEYGERLGDERQLQGVYQGIGDFFKQQCAGYRGYVFTGNLDLAKRVGLRPSRRIPMFNTTIDCRLLEYELYEGSKKRKWSQAEEGEPTEEPTEEPTGEPT, encoded by the coding sequence TTGAGCACGCCGGACCAAGCAACTCCAATCCTGATTACCGCACCCAAACGGCTGACCTCCTTCCTGGCGAAGGAGGTCGCCGCATTGGGCTATCCGGTGGTGGCCGAGCACGTGACCGGCGTGCTTACCGAAGGGGACCTTACCGACGCGATGCGGCTGAACCTGTGGATCCGCACGGGCCACCGGGTGCTCTATCTTCTGAAATCCTTCGCCGCCCCGAACGCCGATGAGATGTACCGCCAGGCCCTGGAAATCCCCTGGGAGGAATGGATTGATGTTGATGGCTACGTGAGCGTGGTCTCGTCGGTCAGCAATCCCACAATCCGCGACTCGCGGTTTGCGAACGTGCGGCTGAAAGATGCCTTCTGCGACCGGCTTCACCACGTCTGGGGTCGCCGCCCCGATTCCGGACCCGACACCAGCCAAGCCGTGGTGTTCCTCCATTGGCAGGATGATGCCTGCTCGGTCTATCTGGATACCAGCGGCCAGCCCTTGATTCGGCGCGGCTACCGCCGGATTCCGTGGCGCGCGCCAATGCAGGAATCGCTGGCGGCGGCGGTGGCAATGGCAACCGGATGGAGCGGCGAAGGGAATTTCATCAACCCGATGTGCGGCAGCGGAACCCTGGCAATCGAGGCCGCTTTGATCGCGCTTGGCAAAGCCCCCGGATTGCTCCGGAGCAACTTCGCGTTCATGCACCTGTGCTGCACCGACCAAGAGGCCGAGGCCTGGAAAACGATGCGTGCCCAAGCCAAGCAAGCGGCGCGGAAGACGTTCCCCGGCAAGATCATCGCCACCGACATTGCCCCCCAGGCGATTGAGGCCGCCCAGAAAAACGCCGCCACCGCCGGGGTGGACCACCTAATTGAGTTCCGGGTCTGCGATTTCCGCCAAACGCCGGTGGCGGAAGGGGGTGGGGTGGTGGTGATGAACCCAGAGTATGGCGAACGATTGGGGGATGAGCGCCAGCTTCAGGGGGTGTATCAGGGGATCGGCGATTTCTTCAAACAACAGTGCGCGGGCTATCGCGGATACGTCTTCACCGGCAACCTTGATCTTGCAAAGCGTGTTGGCCTTCGCCCCAGCCGCCGCATCCCAATGTTCAACACCACCATTGACTGCCGATTGCTGGAGTACGAACTGTACGAGGGAAGCAAAAAAAGAAAATGGAGCCAGGCCGAAGAAGGGGAGCCGACGGAGGAACCAACGGAAGAACCAACAGGGGAACCAACGTAA
- a CDS encoding peptidylprolyl isomerase — MPDTPNTNRTAVIETTMGTIRFELLEQDAPKTTENFATLAGRGYYDGVIFHRVISGFMIQGGDPTGTGRGGESAWGGRFDDEIDRNSEVYRIGYRKGTVAMANAGPNTNGSQFFIMHVDYPLPPNYAIFGRVTEGLDVVDAIATTQTDYNDRPATPVVMNKVTIE, encoded by the coding sequence ATGCCAGACACACCAAACACCAACCGCACTGCGGTTATCGAGACCACAATGGGAACCATCCGCTTCGAATTGCTGGAGCAGGATGCCCCAAAAACCACCGAAAATTTTGCAACCCTTGCCGGGCGTGGCTACTACGACGGCGTGATCTTCCACCGCGTTATCTCCGGATTTATGATTCAGGGAGGGGACCCCACCGGAACCGGGCGGGGTGGAGAATCGGCATGGGGCGGGCGGTTTGATGATGAGATTGATCGCAACTCCGAGGTCTATCGGATCGGCTATCGCAAAGGAACGGTGGCGATGGCCAACGCCGGGCCGAACACCAACGGGTCGCAGTTTTTCATCATGCACGTTGACTATCCGTTGCCCCCCAACTATGCGATTTTTGGCCGCGTTACCGAGGGGCTGGATGTGGTGGACGCAATCGCCACCACCCAAACCGATTACAACGACCGCCCCGCCACGCCAGTGGTGATGAACAAGGTCACGATTGAGTAA
- a CDS encoding DUF58 domain-containing protein — MPDLRSFLRPDVLSRIESLELRARLVVEGFITGLHRSPYHGFSVEFAEHRQYMPGDEIRAIDWKVYGRTDRYYIKQYEEETNLKGYVVVDASASMGYASEGNPTKFSYATSLAAALALLMIRQRDAAGVGVYDTELRNYLPASSRGSYLQEILRTLANARTAGGTGTARSLHLMAERIRRRGLVIVISDFFDEPAQVISALKHFRHKRNEVVAMQLLDPLERTFNFGNDATFRDMETGEEMVTQPYQIRAAYAQAMTDFTEHLKRECREHGIDYVLMDTATPFDKALAEYLNKRKTMG, encoded by the coding sequence ATGCCGGACCTTCGCTCATTCCTTCGCCCTGATGTCCTTTCCCGAATCGAATCCCTGGAGTTGCGGGCGCGATTGGTGGTTGAGGGCTTCATCACCGGGTTGCACCGCAGCCCCTATCATGGGTTCTCGGTGGAGTTTGCCGAGCATCGCCAGTATATGCCCGGCGATGAAATCCGCGCGATTGATTGGAAAGTCTATGGCCGCACCGACCGCTACTACATCAAGCAGTATGAGGAAGAAACGAACCTGAAAGGCTACGTGGTTGTGGATGCTTCGGCCTCGATGGGGTATGCCTCGGAAGGAAATCCCACAAAGTTCAGCTACGCCACCTCCCTTGCCGCCGCGCTTGCGCTGCTGATGATTCGCCAACGCGATGCTGCGGGGGTGGGGGTGTACGATACGGAGCTTCGGAACTACCTTCCGGCAAGCTCACGCGGGAGCTACTTGCAGGAAATTTTACGCACCCTTGCCAACGCCCGCACCGCCGGCGGAACCGGGACCGCACGGTCGCTTCACCTGATGGCCGAGCGGATACGGCGGCGTGGGTTGGTGATTGTCATCAGCGATTTTTTTGACGAACCGGCCCAGGTGATCTCCGCACTGAAACACTTCCGCCACAAGCGGAACGAAGTTGTGGCGATGCAACTGCTGGACCCGCTGGAACGGACCTTCAACTTTGGGAACGATGCTACCTTCCGCGACATGGAAACGGGGGAGGAGATGGTGACCCAGCCGTACCAAATCCGCGCTGCCTACGCCCAGGCCATGACCGACTTCACCGAGCATCTGAAACGTGAGTGCCGCGAGCATGGCATTGACTACGTGCTGATGGACACCGCCACCCCGTTCGACAAAGCGTTGGCCGAATACCTGAACAAGCGGAAAACTATGGGATAA
- the ispD gene encoding 2-C-methyl-D-erythritol 4-phosphate cytidylyltransferase, whose translation MPSLSLSFAVILPAAGSGSRVGGETPKQYLPLLGKPVLWHSIRAFSRLEGCVEVVVAVNPAWQAVAEECGAGIANLTYVAGGDQRQDSIANALQGLRTVPDLILVHDAARPCVSPGLIQRVAAAAAAHGAAIPVLPIPETVKRVDSCGAIVATIPRGELRTAQTPQGFRRQLLLSAYSHAKQQGIVGTDDSLLVEMLGHQVQTVDGELTNLKITYAQDVKKAEGILAEGAFG comes from the coding sequence TTGCCGTCCCTCTCCCTTTCGTTCGCTGTGATTTTGCCAGCCGCTGGCAGCGGTTCCCGCGTTGGGGGGGAAACCCCGAAGCAATATCTGCCGCTTCTGGGGAAGCCGGTGTTGTGGCATAGCATCCGTGCGTTCAGCCGGTTGGAGGGGTGTGTTGAGGTTGTTGTGGCGGTCAATCCGGCGTGGCAAGCGGTGGCGGAAGAATGCGGGGCTGGGATTGCAAACCTGACGTACGTTGCCGGCGGGGATCAGCGCCAGGACTCCATCGCCAACGCCTTGCAAGGGCTGCGGACAGTGCCCGATCTTATCCTTGTTCACGACGCTGCGCGCCCGTGCGTTTCGCCCGGGCTGATCCAGCGGGTGGCCGCCGCTGCCGCTGCGCACGGGGCCGCAATTCCGGTGCTCCCCATCCCCGAAACAGTGAAACGGGTGGACAGCTGCGGGGCAATCGTGGCCACCATTCCTCGCGGCGAACTCCGCACCGCCCAAACCCCGCAAGGGTTCCGCCGCCAGCTTCTCCTTTCGGCGTATTCCCACGCCAAGCAGCAGGGCATTGTTGGAACCGATGATTCCTTGCTGGTGGAGATGCTTGGCCACCAGGTCCAGACCGTTGATGGCGAGCTAACGAACCTGAAAATCACCTACGCCCAGGATGTCAAGAAGGCCGAGGGGATTCTTGCGGAAGGGGCTTTCGGGTGA
- a CDS encoding CoA-binding protein yields MRTPKEILEQSRVIAVVGLSDQAWRDSYRIAAYMKLQGYTIYPVNPTIESALGIPSYPDVQSIPEQVDIVNVFRNPRYLMRVVDDAIAAGASSIWFQLGVVNPEAERRAEEAGIEVISDRCIAVDYRMYGLQDRNKKGNH; encoded by the coding sequence ATGCGGACACCCAAAGAGATTTTGGAACAATCGCGAGTGATTGCTGTGGTTGGTCTTAGCGACCAAGCATGGCGCGACAGCTATCGGATTGCCGCCTACATGAAGTTGCAAGGCTACACCATCTACCCGGTAAATCCCACCATCGAATCCGCGCTTGGCATCCCCAGCTACCCCGACGTTCAAAGCATTCCTGAGCAAGTGGATATTGTCAACGTCTTCCGCAATCCCCGCTACCTGATGCGCGTGGTGGACGACGCAATAGCCGCCGGCGCAAGCTCCATCTGGTTTCAACTGGGGGTGGTCAACCCCGAAGCCGAACGCCGCGCCGAAGAAGCCGGCATAGAAGTGATAAGCGACCGCTGCATCGCCGTTGACTACCGAATGTACGGCCTGCAAGACAGGAACAAGAAGGGAAACCACTAA
- a CDS encoding GNAT family N-acetyltransferase yields MLTSIHLAPLANHPEVLPELRQWFESEWPEYYGKEGPGNAEADLIAFSGIGRLPVGIVAFHHGEPCGVAALKAESISSHRHLSPWAAAGLVKASKRGEGIGARLLQRLEEEAGRLGFTHLYCGTATAESLLLRNGWTLIERIQHEGEPLGIYQKPVSPFPTT; encoded by the coding sequence ATGCTTACTTCAATCCATCTTGCCCCCCTTGCCAATCATCCTGAGGTCCTGCCGGAACTACGCCAATGGTTTGAATCGGAATGGCCAGAGTATTACGGCAAGGAAGGGCCGGGAAATGCCGAGGCCGATCTTATCGCCTTTTCCGGAATAGGGCGGCTGCCCGTTGGCATTGTGGCGTTCCACCACGGGGAACCTTGCGGCGTAGCTGCGCTGAAAGCCGAATCCATCTCTTCCCACCGCCACCTCTCCCCCTGGGCCGCCGCAGGATTGGTGAAAGCATCGAAGCGAGGAGAAGGGATTGGTGCGCGGTTGCTGCAACGGCTGGAAGAGGAAGCAGGACGATTAGGATTCACCCACCTGTACTGCGGCACAGCAACAGCCGAATCGTTGCTGCTGCGGAATGGTTGGACGTTGATTGAAAGGATCCAACATGAGGGAGAGCCGTTAGGGATTTATCAAAAACCGGTATCTCCTTTTCCCACAACATGA
- the nth gene encoding endonuclease III gives MPAESLQKKRERAATIVQILEAAYPGSEIALQFQTPFQLLIATILSAQCTDARVNMVTPGLFRQFPTPQAFLDAPIEAIEQAIFSTGFYRNKARSIRNACGVLIEQFGGEVPGTMEELLRLPGVGRKTANVLLGHCFNTPGVVVDTHVKRIGNLLRLADSEDPEIIERQLMQVLAAEQWVRFSHLIAEHGRAVCVARRPKCGVCPVAEFCPSCGV, from the coding sequence ATGCCTGCCGAATCGCTTCAGAAAAAACGGGAACGTGCCGCCACAATCGTCCAAATCCTTGAGGCTGCGTACCCGGGTTCCGAGATTGCGTTGCAGTTCCAGACGCCGTTCCAGCTGTTAATCGCCACCATTCTTTCGGCGCAATGCACCGATGCGCGGGTGAACATGGTTACGCCCGGGTTGTTCCGGCAATTCCCCACGCCGCAAGCATTCCTGGACGCGCCGATTGAAGCGATTGAGCAAGCCATTTTCAGCACAGGGTTTTACCGCAACAAAGCCCGCTCCATCCGCAACGCTTGCGGCGTGTTGATCGAGCAGTTCGGCGGGGAGGTCCCCGGGACGATGGAGGAATTGCTGCGGCTTCCCGGGGTTGGGCGCAAAACGGCGAACGTGCTGTTGGGCCACTGCTTCAACACCCCTGGCGTGGTGGTGGATACCCACGTCAAACGGATTGGCAACCTGCTGCGGCTGGCGGATTCGGAGGACCCAGAAATCATTGAACGGCAGTTGATGCAGGTCCTTGCTGCCGAGCAATGGGTGCGGTTCAGCCACCTGATTGCCGAGCATGGGCGCGCCGTCTGCGTTGCGCGCCGCCCGAAGTGCGGGGTCTGCCCGGTGGCGGAGTTCTGCCCGTCGTGCGGGGTGTGA
- a CDS encoding TIGR00730 family Rossman fold protein yields MRLCVFCGSSHGHHPRYADAARTLGQQLAGRGIGVVYGGGNVGLMGVLADAALAGGGEVVGVIPHALFAKELGHTAITDLRIVQTMHQRKSLMAELSDGFIALPGGFGTLDELCEILTWAQIGIHHKPCALLNVDGYFDGFLQFLDSAVAEGFLRGEHRALLIVAQEIGDMLEQMSTYRSPIHDQWLTSDQT; encoded by the coding sequence ATGCGCCTTTGTGTTTTTTGTGGTTCCAGCCACGGCCACCACCCTCGATATGCCGACGCAGCGCGAACCTTGGGCCAGCAGCTTGCTGGGCGGGGGATTGGCGTGGTGTATGGCGGCGGAAACGTTGGGTTGATGGGGGTTCTGGCCGATGCGGCGTTGGCCGGCGGAGGGGAAGTTGTGGGGGTGATTCCGCACGCGCTGTTCGCAAAAGAACTGGGCCACACGGCCATTACCGATTTGCGGATTGTCCAAACCATGCACCAGCGGAAGTCACTGATGGCCGAGCTTTCCGATGGGTTCATTGCCTTGCCTGGCGGTTTCGGGACGTTGGATGAGCTGTGCGAAATCTTGACGTGGGCGCAGATTGGAATCCACCACAAGCCTTGCGCACTGCTGAACGTTGATGGATATTTCGACGGATTCCTGCAATTCCTTGACTCCGCCGTTGCCGAAGGATTCCTGCGTGGTGAGCATCGCGCCTTGCTGATTGTTGCCCAGGAAATTGGGGATATGCTGGAGCAGATGTCCACCTACCGCTCCCCCATCCATGACCAATGGCTGACTTCCGACCAAACGTAA
- the hrpB gene encoding ATP-dependent helicase HrpB, whose translation MPSLPIEPVLPELCVALSQHPNVVLQAPPGAGKTTCVPLALLGQEWLRDKKIAMLEPRRIAARAAARRMAGLLGQQVGQTVGYRTRMDTAIGPTTRIEVLTEGVLARMLQSDPALEQFGVVIFDEFHERSIHADLGLVLALQSQSLLRADLRLLVMSATLDGQPVSQLLGNAPIITSHGRSFPVETIYLEKRTEERLERTVAAGVSRALRQCQGDLLVFLPGVAEIQRVEEVLRGSNLPGNIAIAPLHGSLPQDQQDRAIQPSPHGQRKVVLSTSIAETSLTIEGVRAVVDSGLMRVPRFSPRNGMSRLETITVTRAAADQRRGRAGRLGPGHCFRLWTLADDATLLPHTTPEILEADLLPLALELAEWGVRHPEELQWLDSPPAAAFAQSRGLLAQLGAIAPNGEITPHGKSMARLPLHPRLAQMVLKAKERGWGGTACLLAALLSERDVMQGNRSADVRLRLEAVQRGANGGERGTIGTIRTAARTLRRSLGISDQEAVEVDACGPLLSIAFPDRIGARRAGTEGRFLLRNGNAARLDPNDPLARADFLVATELDGRRSESRIFLAAPLLLADIEDQFGEQIQEEEVVEWDAGTESVRAMRRTRLGGITLREQPLANPSPQHLALALAGAIAAEELRPLPWSRQSRQLQQRLAFLRQFDPALPDCSDATLQATVGEWLAPHLHGFKRLSEVGKLDMEKVLLGMIPWEIQRQLELDAPTHLSVPSGSRIPIDYSNPADPVLAVRLQEMFGCAETPRIVRGRVPLTVHLLSPANRPVQVTRDLAGFWHSSYFDVRRDLRGRYPKHHWPENPMEAEPTRRAKRKGE comes from the coding sequence ATTCCCTCCCTTCCAATCGAACCGGTTCTTCCCGAACTCTGCGTGGCACTAAGCCAGCATCCCAATGTTGTGCTTCAGGCCCCGCCCGGCGCGGGGAAAACCACCTGTGTGCCACTTGCGCTGCTTGGCCAAGAATGGCTTCGGGATAAAAAAATTGCCATGCTGGAACCGCGCCGGATTGCCGCACGCGCCGCCGCGCGCCGCATGGCCGGGCTGCTTGGCCAGCAGGTTGGCCAAACCGTTGGCTACCGCACCCGAATGGACACCGCCATTGGCCCAACAACCCGCATTGAGGTCCTTACCGAAGGGGTGCTGGCGCGGATGCTGCAATCGGACCCGGCGTTGGAGCAGTTCGGCGTGGTGATTTTTGATGAGTTCCACGAGCGAAGCATCCATGCCGATCTGGGGCTGGTGCTGGCGTTGCAGTCGCAAAGCCTGCTTCGCGCCGATCTGCGCCTTCTTGTCATGTCCGCCACGCTTGATGGCCAGCCGGTATCGCAGTTGCTGGGCAACGCCCCAATCATCACCAGCCACGGGCGCAGCTTCCCGGTGGAGACAATCTATCTGGAGAAGCGAACGGAGGAACGGCTGGAGCGAACCGTGGCCGCTGGCGTTTCGCGGGCGTTGCGCCAGTGCCAGGGCGATCTTCTTGTCTTCCTTCCCGGCGTGGCCGAAATCCAGCGGGTTGAAGAAGTTCTGCGGGGAAGCAATCTTCCTGGAAACATTGCCATTGCCCCGCTGCATGGCAGCCTTCCGCAGGACCAGCAGGACCGCGCAATCCAACCCTCCCCACACGGCCAGCGGAAAGTGGTGCTTTCCACCTCCATCGCCGAAACCAGCTTGACGATTGAAGGGGTCCGCGCCGTTGTTGACAGCGGGCTGATGCGTGTGCCGCGATTCTCACCACGCAACGGGATGTCCCGGCTGGAAACCATCACCGTGACCCGCGCCGCTGCGGACCAACGGCGTGGGCGTGCCGGACGGCTTGGCCCCGGGCATTGCTTCCGCCTTTGGACCCTTGCCGACGATGCCACGCTTCTTCCCCACACAACGCCAGAAATTTTGGAGGCCGACCTTCTTCCGCTGGCGTTGGAGCTTGCCGAATGGGGCGTGCGCCACCCCGAAGAACTTCAGTGGCTGGATTCCCCTCCTGCGGCGGCATTCGCCCAATCGCGCGGGTTGCTGGCCCAGCTTGGCGCGATTGCCCCGAACGGCGAGATAACGCCACACGGCAAAAGCATGGCGCGACTGCCGCTGCACCCACGATTGGCCCAGATGGTGCTGAAAGCGAAGGAGCGGGGATGGGGCGGAACCGCCTGTTTGCTGGCCGCGCTGCTCTCGGAACGGGACGTGATGCAGGGGAACCGCAGTGCCGACGTACGATTGCGGCTGGAAGCGGTGCAACGGGGGGCGAACGGCGGCGAGCGTGGCACGATCGGCACCATCCGCACCGCAGCCCGGACGTTGCGGCGGAGCTTGGGAATCAGCGATCAGGAAGCGGTGGAGGTGGATGCCTGCGGGCCCCTTCTCAGCATCGCTTTCCCCGACCGAATCGGGGCGCGGCGTGCCGGAACCGAAGGGCGGTTTCTGCTCCGCAACGGCAACGCGGCGCGGCTGGACCCGAACGATCCCCTTGCCCGCGCCGATTTTCTTGTTGCCACCGAGCTGGACGGGCGGCGAAGCGAAAGCCGGATATTCCTTGCAGCCCCGTTGCTGTTGGCCGACATCGAAGATCAGTTTGGCGAGCAGATTCAGGAGGAAGAAGTGGTGGAATGGGACGCGGGGACCGAATCGGTCAGGGCCATGCGGCGAACCCGGCTTGGGGGGATCACGCTTCGCGAGCAACCGCTTGCCAATCCATCACCCCAACATCTTGCGTTGGCACTGGCCGGCGCGATTGCTGCCGAAGAACTGCGCCCGCTGCCGTGGTCCCGCCAGTCGCGCCAGTTGCAGCAGCGGCTGGCGTTCCTTCGGCAATTCGATCCTGCGCTCCCCGATTGTTCCGATGCCACGCTGCAAGCCACGGTTGGGGAATGGTTAGCCCCGCATCTGCACGGGTTCAAGCGGCTGAGTGAGGTAGGGAAATTGGATATGGAGAAGGTGCTGCTGGGGATGATCCCGTGGGAAATCCAGCGGCAATTGGAGCTGGACGCGCCAACGCATCTATCCGTCCCAAGCGGATCGCGGATTCCGATTGACTACTCCAACCCAGCGGACCCGGTTTTGGCGGTGCGATTGCAGGAGATGTTCGGCTGCGCCGAAACGCCGCGCATTGTCCGGGGGCGGGTTCCGCTAACGGTGCATCTGCTTTCGCCGGCCAATCGCCCCGTCCAAGTCACTCGGGACCTTGCCGGTTTTTGGCACAGCAGCTACTTCGACGTTCGCCGCGACCTGCGCGGACGCTACCCCAAACACCACTGGCCCGAAAACCCAATGGAAGCCGAGCCAACAAGAAGAGCAAAGCGGAAAGGGGAATAG
- a CDS encoding enoyl-CoA hydratase/isomerase family protein, translated as MQNYETLLIERKPQGYAVITLNRPDKLNALNIKLLQELHNALAELTRDEPMRGIIITGSGAKAFAAGADIAELNQLDGYTGQEYSIRGQKVFNIIERMDRPVIAAVNGFALGGGCELAMACHIRLASEKAKFGQPEVNLGIIPGFGGTQRLARLIGPARAIEYNLTGDMIDAATAEKIGLVNHVYAADELMPKAEEMMLKILSKGPQAVQSTLEATRRATDLTIDEGLALEAKLFGECCDTGDFKEGTGAFLEKRPAKFMGH; from the coding sequence ATGCAGAACTACGAAACCTTGTTGATTGAGCGGAAGCCCCAGGGCTATGCCGTAATCACGCTGAACCGCCCCGATAAACTGAACGCCTTGAACATCAAGCTGCTGCAGGAGTTGCACAACGCGCTTGCCGAGCTTACCCGCGACGAGCCGATGCGGGGCATTATCATCACCGGGTCCGGCGCGAAGGCGTTTGCCGCCGGGGCCGACATCGCCGAGCTGAACCAACTGGATGGCTACACCGGGCAGGAGTACAGCATCCGTGGCCAAAAAGTCTTCAACATCATCGAGCGGATGGACCGCCCGGTGATTGCTGCGGTGAACGGGTTTGCGCTGGGGGGTGGGTGCGAACTTGCAATGGCCTGCCACATCCGGCTGGCAAGCGAAAAAGCAAAGTTTGGGCAGCCAGAAGTGAACTTAGGGATCATCCCGGGATTTGGCGGAACGCAACGGCTGGCGCGGTTAATCGGCCCGGCGCGGGCAATCGAGTACAACCTAACGGGGGACATGATTGATGCCGCAACCGCCGAAAAAATTGGGCTGGTCAACCACGTTTACGCTGCCGACGAGCTGATGCCAAAGGCGGAAGAGATGATGCTGAAAATCCTGTCGAAAGGGCCGCAAGCGGTGCAATCCACATTGGAAGCCACACGCCGCGCAACCGATCTAACAATTGACGAAGGCCTTGCCCTGGAAGCCAAACTGTTTGGCGAATGCTGCGACACCGGAGATTTCAAAGAAGGAACCGGAGCGTTTCTGGAGAAACGGCCAGCGAAATTCATGGGGCACTAA
- a CDS encoding PQQ-dependent sugar dehydrogenase — translation MQHAILCALIAILCTACANGQQYGPAVAFPALTFQNPVEMLNAGDGSNRLFVIEKSGIVRVFPNDNEVAKADTFLNIKSRVNSSKSELGLLGIAFHPNYKDNGYFYVNYTTGTVNSDLRTVIARYTANPANPNRSDAATEQILLQVYQPYENHNAGKLAFGPDGYLYISLGDGGSGGDPRNRAQNLDSLLGKMLRIDVNNTANGKNYAIPSDNPLVGNQNGNPEEIWAWGLRNVWKFCFDPETGWLWAADVGQNQYEEIDILEKGRNYGWKIMEAKHCFSSANCDTTGLTQPIWEYPHSQGSSITGGYVYRGTESPALVGKYLYGDYVTGRIWALEYDGESAPINSLLFQTKQYTLSSFGIDENNELYFLTYNEGKIYRIRQLPSDAPDNSTDQGNFLLHSPKPNPATGRVIIPFLLGHDASVTISLFDPIGREVLQLFSGARSAGYHEIAFDASTIPPGTYFCRLSDGTRIETENLLLLPQ, via the coding sequence ATGCAACATGCTATTCTTTGCGCCCTGATTGCCATTCTCTGCACCGCCTGCGCCAACGGGCAGCAATATGGGCCCGCCGTGGCGTTCCCCGCGCTCACCTTCCAAAACCCTGTTGAAATGCTCAATGCCGGCGATGGTTCCAACAGGCTGTTCGTCATCGAAAAATCTGGAATTGTTCGGGTGTTCCCCAACGATAACGAGGTGGCAAAAGCTGATACGTTCCTGAATATCAAAAGCAGGGTCAATTCTTCGAAAAGTGAGCTTGGATTGCTTGGCATTGCCTTCCACCCCAACTACAAAGACAATGGATATTTTTATGTGAATTACACCACCGGCACGGTGAATTCAGACCTGAGAACGGTGATTGCCCGCTACACGGCGAACCCCGCAAACCCCAACCGCAGCGATGCCGCAACGGAGCAGATTTTGCTGCAGGTTTATCAGCCATATGAAAACCACAATGCCGGCAAATTGGCATTTGGCCCCGACGGCTATCTCTATATTTCCCTAGGCGACGGAGGGAGCGGCGGCGACCCCAGAAATCGGGCGCAAAATCTTGACTCCCTTCTTGGGAAAATGCTCCGCATTGACGTGAACAACACCGCGAACGGGAAAAATTATGCTATTCCTTCCGACAACCCTCTTGTTGGAAATCAGAATGGAAATCCAGAAGAAATATGGGCATGGGGATTGCGGAACGTCTGGAAATTCTGCTTTGACCCCGAGACAGGTTGGCTATGGGCTGCCGATGTTGGACAGAATCAATACGAAGAAATAGATATTCTGGAAAAAGGAAGGAATTATGGTTGGAAAATCATGGAAGCGAAGCATTGTTTTTCTTCAGCAAATTGCGACACTACAGGATTAACCCAACCGATCTGGGAATATCCACATAGCCAGGGGAGTTCCATTACTGGCGGCTACGTTTACCGTGGCACAGAATCCCCAGCATTAGTTGGGAAATACCTTTATGGTGATTATGTGACCGGGCGAATTTGGGCTTTGGAGTATGATGGAGAATCTGCGCCAATTAATTCTTTGTTATTCCAAACAAAGCAGTACACACTTTCCTCGTTTGGAATTGATGAAAACAATGAACTCTATTTTTTAACCTATAACGAAGGCAAGATTTACCGAATCCGCCAGCTGCCCAGCGATGCTCCCGATAATTCCACAGATCAAGGGAATTTTCTGCTCCATTCACCCAAGCCCAACCCGGCAACCGGGCGCGTTATCATCCCTTTCCTGCTGGGCCACGACGCTTCCGTTACCATCTCACTGTTCGACCCCATCGGGCGTGAGGTGTTGCAGCTTTTCAGCGGTGCACGCTCCGCCGGATACCACGAAATCGCCTTCGATGCCAGCACAATTCCACCAGGGACCTACTTCTGCCGGCTGAGCGATGGAACACGCATCGAAACTGAAAACTTGTTACTCCTCCCGCAGTGA